A stretch of DNA from Allomeiothermus silvanus DSM 9946:
CGAGCGTAAGGCCTCCAAAACGATATGCCATCCAGCCCAGCGGAAGCCCACCTCGCGGTAAGCCCAAAAAAGAGCCAGACCGCTGGCCAGCGCTGAAGAGAGGCCTTGTAAAAACAGCACCTTCCAGGCATCGGAGGGTTCACGTACCAGAGCGAAAATGAGAATCAGGCTCGCTAATTTTGTGCCTACCTCGAGCCCAGCCACCAAACGCAAACGCTCTAATCCCTGGAAAAACCAAATCGGGCTGAAAGCCCAGGCTACCGCCCAGAAAACACCGGACCATAAGAGAGGGGGATTACGCCCCAAATTATCCACCCACAGGCTCAGCAGGAACGTCAATAAGATGGCGAGTAGCGCCAAAATCAGCTTGGCCCCAGAAACCCCCGCCAACAGCTCAGCCAACTTGGTTTGATCTGTTCGGTACCGCGCAACTTCGCGAGTGGCCGAGAGGTTGAAGCCATACTCAACGAGTAGACTTAAGTACTGAGCAAATGACTGTACGATGGCCACAGACCCCCAACCCTCCGGCCCCAGAACCCTGGCCAGATAAGGAAGCGTAAGGAGGGGCAGCAGGTAATTGGCAAACTGCACCCCATAAAGGGCTAGAAGGTTCTGCACGGTGCTCCCCCTGAGGAGCTGGCCTGCTCGAGCAGCTATGTTCACATCTACCTCTCCAAGGCCTCAAAGGGACGCCAGGCCAGGTGCTCAGTTAGACGAAGGAAGGCAGCCTGGGCAAGTGGGAACTCCACCAAGTAACTAGGGCTCTGCGGGCGATACCGATCCACCACATCCCCATCGCGCCCACTCGCTCCCGCACCCGCTCGAGCCAGTCCACGGGGGCATTCTAGCAGAAGCCTGCCCGCCCCCATATCCAGACCACCTCGCGCTCGAGGGTCTTGGCTAGGCGAGGGCTCCGCCGGGGCAACGCACACCACTCTTCCAGGGTGTAGACCAGCGCCTCGGCAGGCACCGGCAGGCTTTCCAAGGGAAGCAGGGCCATGCGCCGCTCAAAGGGAATGGCGCAGGAGTTTAGAACAATCAGCAGATCGAGGTCGCTGCCCACCCCGTAATCCCCCCGGGCATAGGAGCCAAACACCCCTACCGCCAAAAGACCGGGGACTTCCAGGGTGCTCACCCAGGTCTCTAAGGCCGAAAACACCTCATCCCGGCGGGGCCATCTGAGCGTGGACGAACGCAAAGATCTCACCGGCATACGCCAGAGCCTCCCTACTTTGCAAAGAACCATAGTGCTCGGCGGGAGCGCCCTCCGGATAGGCGTCCGGGTAGCGAGTGGGAATATAGAGCGCATCCAGAGAGCGGGCTTTTTCGATGAGCAGCGGAGGCACTGCAAGGGGAAGCTCCGCCAACAGCCGAGCCACCAGATGCCCCCAAGCCTCCTGACCCAGATGCAGGTGCAGCGCCTTAACCGATTTTTCTGCGGCCTGCTGCGCAGCGAAACAGGACCACTCATGCCGACCGGCCCGCGCAGCAATGTCCGCCGGCTCGAGGTCATGCTCGGCCTGGCGTAGCCAGTCAAGGGCGCGGTTCATCGCCTCAGCATACCCTAGCCGGGGCCCAGGCGGCTGTGCCAGCGCCAGGCGGTCTTTACGATGCCTTCGAGGTCCCACCGGGCCTGCCAGCTTAGCACCCGCCCTGCCTTGGCCGGGTCGGCCACTAGCTCAGGAGGGTCTCCGGAGCGTCTGGGCGCCTACACGAAAGGCACCTCGTGCCCCCCAACCTGCTCCACCATCCCGATCACCTGGCGCACACTGTGGCCGGTACCGGTACCCAGGTTAAAGACATCGGACGCACCGCCCTCCCACAAGTATTCCAGCGCCCGCACATGGGCCTGGGCCAGATCGGCCACGTGAATGTAGTCGCGGATCGCCGTGCCATCGGGGGTGGGATAGTCGGTACCGAAGACCCGCATGCTCATAAGCGCTCCTCTTTGAAATAGGCGATGGTGCGCAGCAAGCCCTCCCTTACCGGAACCTTGGGCTCCCAGCCCAAAAGCTCGCGGGCCAGGGTGATGTCCGGACGGCGCTGCTTGGGGTCGTCCTGGGGGAGCGGCTCGTGCACAATGGGCAAGCTAGTCCCCACCAGCTCCTGCACCAGCCGGGCCAGCTCGAGCATGGTGTATTCCTCCGGGTTTCCCAAGTTGACCGGCTCGGGGTAATCCACCGCCATCAGCCGCGCGATGCCCTCTACCAGGTCATCCACATACTGAAAACTGCGGGTCTGGGAACCGTCGCCATAGACCGTGAGCGGCTCGCCCCGCAGGGCCTGGGCGATGAAGTTGGTGACCACCCGCCCGTCCTCAGGGTCCATGCGCGGGCCGTAGGTGTTGTGGCAGAAGACGCCATTTCCTGCGACGAAGTTTTCTGCTTCCGGTACAGAAAAGTCGTAGACCGTAGCTGTGACAAGACAGGGCCTGACCTCCTTGACCGTGCTCCAGACGATATCCCCTTCCCGTCGGGCGTTGAGCTTTTGACATACGCCCTGGTCCCAAGAGAGGAGATCAAAGTTGTCCAGAGCACACACCGTCACCCGGTAAAAAGGATAGCGCTTAGCGGCGGTTTTCTTTCTGCCTACCCAAGACTCGTAGCGCCCCATGCTGGCCACGATGCCAAAGCGGAGGAGAAGGTAGACGAGTCCATAAGCGATCTCCTCCGAAGCCGTGTCAAATACGAGCTCGTTGCCGAGCTTCTTGCCGCTATGGGTGCCATCCCCACAACGGTAACCTTCCAAAAAGTATTTTAGACGAGAGAGGGGAAGCTGAAGCACCCAGGAAGGAATCCGCTTTTGCAGCCCCAAAACTTGGGTGAAGAGGACGTAAAGGGCCCTAGAGTGGAGATAGAGCCCGGGGGCGCGGCGGGGGCTAGGCGGGATGTACCCCACCTTTGCCCTGAAATAGGTTTCAAGGATTTCCCTAGCCTTACGAACAAACGCATCATCGGAAGATAGGCTGATGAAGTACCTGCGCTTCGCCCCATACGCTCCGCCCTCGGCTAGGTACAGGCCGAAAAGCCATAGGAGGTCCTCCGTTACCCGCACCCAGTTGGGCAACCAGACGTTGGAGTCTCCGTAGAGGCCGAACTCCGCCCCCTCGGGCACTTCCCAGCCCAAGGCCTGAAGCACGGCGAGGGGAACAAGCCCTTGACGCATCCACTGCTTCGTGGCACAGGTGGCAGAGTTGCGGGCGTTGGGTCCCCGGAAGCGTCCTTGATTTAGGGCTATCTCATGAAGGCGCTCCCGTTCCGCCTCGATGCGTCCGGAGAAGGTGGGGTGGCGTACCGCCCAGCGCCACAGCCACTCGGGAGAGCCATCCAAGGAAGCGAAGCTCTGGGCAAGGTTCAAGACCTCGAGGTCCTGCTCCAAGACCGCTAGGCGGGCGGGCACGGCTACGTAATCTCCCGGCCTCAGCTCCCGAACGGGCTTAGCCACAGGCTTGCCATCGGGCCCCCGAACAAAGAGGCTGTGGTCCCCCGTTACCTTGACGGTACGGCCGTAGCGGAGGCGAACCTCATAGGCTTCCTGCTGAACTGGGTGCCCGATGAAGTAAGTAGCCCGTTTAAGCTCTACCCGAAGGTCCTCCGGATCAAAGCTGGGAACCAGGACTTCCCTAGGAACCTCTGGGGCCAAGCCTACCCGCTCGGCATAGGTTTCGGCCGTTTCCAGGTGAGCTTGCCCGTCGTTAAAGAAAAAGAGGTACTCGTCCGCAAGGACACTGTTGAAGATGCGGATGATCCGCACCGGCACCCCGTAGGTGCGGTGATAGGCCAGGGTCAGGGTCTCGGCGTAGCGCTTGGCCTCGTCGTAGACCGAGCGGGGGCCAATGGGGTTGACATTGCCCCAGTAGGTCTCGGGCTGGGGGTGCACCAGGGGGTCGCCGTAGACCTCGCTGGTCGAGGCCAGGAAAAAAGCGGCTTTGCGGGCTAAAGCCAGCTCCAAGAGGTGCCGGGTACCCTCGGCGTTTACCCGCATAGTCTCGAGGGGCATCTTCAGGTAGCGGGGAGGGGAGGCCGGGGAGGCAAAGTGCATCACCCAGTCGAAGGCTCCCGCGACCTCGAGCGGCCTCGCAGCATCGGCCTCGAGGAAGCTGAAGCCGGCAAAGGGGGTGAGGTACTCGAGGTTTTGCCGCTGCCCGGTACAGAAGTTGTCTACCCCCAAGACCTTGTGCCCTTCCCTAAGGAGGCGTTCGGCCAGGTGGCTGCCGACGAAGCCTGCGGCTCCGGTGAGCAGGATGCGCATGGGCCGACTACCCCTCTACCCGCACGGCTCGTGGCGCTTCTTTCGCCGCGAGGCGGGGAGGCTCGAGCGGGTTCAAGCCAATCCCCACGTAGCGGAAGCCAAGAGCAGCCATCTGCGCGCGGTCCAGAAAGTTACGGCCATCCACCAACACCGCCCGGCGCATCCGGCGGGCCATCTCCTCCCAAGGCAGTTCGCGGTACATGGCCCATTCCGTCACCAACACCAAGGCATCGGCCTCCTCGGCCACCTCCTCAGGGGTCTCGCAGTAATGGAGGGCCAGGTGGGGGTGCTCGCGGCGGGCCTTTTCCATCGCCACTGGATCGTGCACGCGCACCCGCACCCCCCGCTCGATGAGCCTATGGGCGATATCCAAAGCCGGAGCATCACGCAGGTCGTCGGTGTTGGGTTTGAAGGCCAACCCCAAGAGGCCGATGGTGCGGCCTTTGAGGATCTTCAACTCGGCCAATAGCTTCTCCACGATCCGCTCGCGCTGGCGGTAGTTGACCTCGCGAGCCGCCGCCACGATGGGCATGGAGAGGCCGTAATCCTGGGCAGTGGCGATGAGGGCAGCGGTGTCCTTGCCGAAGCAGCTCCCACCCCAGCCGATGCCCGCCTGGAGAAACCGGGTGCCGATGCGGGCATCGAGGCCGATACCCTTGGCGATCTGGGTCACGTCGGCCCCCACCCGCTCGGCCAAGGCCGCGATCTCGTTGATAAAGCTGATCTTGAGGGCCAAGAAAGCATTGGCCGAATACTTGATCAGCTCCGCCGAGGTAAGGTCGGTGGCGATGAAGGGCACCGCCTGCAGCCCCTCGGGACGGGGGATGAACGAGGGGGGGGTAAAGGTCTGCTCGAGGATGGGGCGGTAGAGGGTGTAGAGCACCTCGAGCGCGCGCTGATCCTCCGCTCCGACTACCATCCGGTCGGGGTAGAGGCTATCGTGGATGGCCGAGCCTTCACGCAAGAACTCGGGGTTGGAAGCCACCGCCAGATGTTCCTGGAAGAGCTTGCCCTGCCTAGTAGCAAAGGCCTCGTGGATCAAAGCGTCCACCCAGTTTCCGCTACCGATAGGCACGGTGGATTTGTTAACCACTACAGTGAAGCCCTCACCTATATGCTCGCCAATCCCCGCTGCAGCAGCTTGAAGATATTGGAGGTCGGGGTTGCCGTCGGGAAGGGGCGGAGTACCCACCGCGATAAAGATCACGTCGGCTTCGGGAACAGCTTCGGCGTAGCTGTCGGTGAAAGCCAGGCGCTCGGCGGCCAGGGACAAAAGCTCCTCGAGCCCCGGCTCGTAGATGGGGGCCTTCCCTGCTTTGAGGGAGGCCAGTTTGGCCGGGTTGACGTCCACACAGGTGACGTGATGCCCCACATACGCCAGCGTCACCCCGGTGGTGATCCCTACGTATCCCGTCCCAATAACCGCTACTTTCATAACTCCCCCTCATCTAACGGCTGGCATACCAGCGCTGCATCAGCTCTTGGTGGTCGCGCTTCTGTCGTAGCCGCATCCACCACCCTCGGTTGTCTACGTACCACTGCACCGTCTTGGCCAGGCCCTCCTCGAAAGTGTAGCGGCGCACCCAGCCCAGCGCCTCGGCCTTGGAAGGGTCCACCGAGTAGCGGTAGTCGTGGCCGGGGCGGTCCTCTACGAATTTGATCAGCGTAGGTGGCTTGCCCAACAGCTCGAGCACCCGCTCGGCCACCTGAGTACCGGGCACCTGCTCGCGGGCCCCCAGGTTGTAGGCCTCGCCCGCACTTCCCCGGTGCAGCACCAGGTCGATACCGCTGGCGTGATCGTAGGCGTGCATGTAGTCGCGCAGCGCCGAGCCGTCGCCGTAGAGGGGCAGGGGTTTGTCCTCGAGGGCGTTGGTGATGAAGAGCGGGATGATCTTCTCGGGGTACTGGTAGGGGCCATAGGTGTTGGAGCCCCGCGTCACCACCACGTCCAGGCCGTAGCTGATCCCATAGCTATACACCAGGTGCTCAGCAGCGGCCTTGCTGGCCGCGTAGGGGCTTCTGGGGCGCATAGGGTCGGCCTCGAGGGAGTGGTGGAGGGTGCCCGCGAGATCGCCATACACCTCGTCGGTGGAGACGTGCAGGAAACGGCGGACCCCGGCCCTGCGGGCCTCCTCCAGAAGCACCAGGGTTCCCTCTACGTTGGTTTTAACGAAGGGTCGGGGGTCTAAAAGCGAGCGGTCTACGTGGCTCTCGGCGGCGAAGTTCACGACCGCATCCACCCCCGCGAGGGCCTTGCGGACGGCCTCGGGGTCGGCGATATCGCCCTGTACGAACTCGATGCGCGAACGCACCGGCTGGAGGTTCTCCAGGTTGCCCGCGTAGGTGAGCTTGTCGAAGACCACCATCTCCCACTCGGGGTGGGCCTCGAGCGCGTAATACACGTAATTGGAACCGATAAACCCGGCCCCTCCCGTCACCATCACTCGTCTAAAGCTCCTCTGAGTACCGGCGTCAGCCGGGGGCCGATGGCCCTTCACTTGGCTAGCCACGGTCTTCCTCCCATAGTTCAGCACCGAAATAATCCCAGGGCAGACGGCCCTCGTTGGGGTCTCGGGGGTCGAACTGGCTGTTCATGGCGTAGAGCAGGGTCGCACCGCGGGCTCCGGCGCGGTAACCGTGGGCCACCCCGCTGGGGATATAGAGAAGCGCCGGGGCTTCCCCGGAGAGCAGGTAGGCGCGTTTGTTTCCCCGCGTAGGAGAATCCTTGCGCACGTCCACCAGCCACACCTTGAGTTCGCCTGCGATCACGCACCATAGCTCGTCCTGTACCCGCTTGGGGTGCAGATGAAAAGCGTTGATCCGCCCCGGCACCGCCCAGGAGACCGAGATCTGCCGCACCTCAAAGCCCACCGGCAGGCCTTCTACCTGGCCCCCCTCCAGCCGCAGGTGTTCCATGAAAGCCCCCTCGAGCGCGCGGTGTTTGCGCAGGGGCTGGTGCAGCACCCCGGCGATCTCGGGCTGGGGATCGTAGCGTTGGATGCTGAGCGCAGCTAACACGTCAGGATCGAGCATCATCTTCTCCATTCGCGCTTGAGGCTTTGCCAGCGCCGATTATCGAGGGAGATATCCTCCGGGAGGGGCACCGGGGAGTCCGCGCGCAGCCCCGGCAGCACGTCCCCTCGGGTGCGGCGGGCCAGCTCATAGGCCGATTTGCGCTCGGTGGCGATGTGCAGCGTGTCGAAGGGGATCTGCGCAAGGTGCCCCAAAGCCAGGGCCACTTCCGGGGCGATGACCTCCAGGTAGTCCTGGCTGGTGTAAAGATCGGTGTAGGCCACCGGGTAGGGCCAGGGCGAGGGGCGAAACGAGGTGCGGATCACCAGGTGGCGGGGCACAGCCCGCACCGCCTCCTCGGCCACCAGCTTGGTAAGGGCGTAGTAGTTGCGCACCGGGCCGGGGGGGTCGTCCTCGCGGTAGCCGCCCACATCGCCCCA
This window harbors:
- a CDS encoding UDP-glucose dehydrogenase family protein; this encodes MKVAVIGTGYVGITTGVTLAYVGHHVTCVDVNPAKLASLKAGKAPIYEPGLEELLSLAAERLAFTDSYAEAVPEADVIFIAVGTPPLPDGNPDLQYLQAAAAGIGEHIGEGFTVVVNKSTVPIGSGNWVDALIHEAFATRQGKLFQEHLAVASNPEFLREGSAIHDSLYPDRMVVGAEDQRALEVLYTLYRPILEQTFTPPSFIPRPEGLQAVPFIATDLTSAELIKYSANAFLALKISFINEIAALAERVGADVTQIAKGIGLDARIGTRFLQAGIGWGGSCFGKDTAALIATAQDYGLSMPIVAAAREVNYRQRERIVEKLLAELKILKGRTIGLLGLAFKPNTDDLRDAPALDIAHRLIERGVRVRVHDPVAMEKARREHPHLALHYCETPEEVAEEADALVLVTEWAMYRELPWEEMARRMRRAVLVDGRNFLDRAQMAALGFRYVGIGLNPLEPPRLAAKEAPRAVRVEG
- a CDS encoding nucleotidyltransferase domain-containing protein, translating into MPVRSLRSSTLRWPRRDEVFSALETWVSTLEVPGLLAVGVFGSYARGDYGVGSDLDLLIVLNSCAIPFERRMALLPLESLPVPAEALVYTLEEWCALPRRSPRLAKTLEREVVWIWGRAGFC
- a CDS encoding HEPN domain-containing protein gives rise to the protein MNRALDWLRQAEHDLEPADIAARAGRHEWSCFAAQQAAEKSVKALHLHLGQEAWGHLVARLLAELPLAVPPLLIEKARSLDALYIPTRYPDAYPEGAPAEHYGSLQSREALAYAGEIFAFVHAQMAPPG
- a CDS encoding NAD-dependent epimerase/dehydratase family protein — encoded protein: MSMRVFGTDYPTPDGTAIRDYIHVADLAQAHVRALEYLWEGGASDVFNLGTGTGHSVRQVIGMVEQVGGHEVPFV
- a CDS encoding dTDP-4-dehydrorhamnose 3,5-epimerase family protein: MMLDPDVLAALSIQRYDPQPEIAGVLHQPLRKHRALEGAFMEHLRLEGGQVEGLPVGFEVRQISVSWAVPGRINAFHLHPKRVQDELWCVIAGELKVWLVDVRKDSPTRGNKRAYLLSGEAPALLYIPSGVAHGYRAGARGATLLYAMNSQFDPRDPNEGRLPWDYFGAELWEEDRG
- a CDS encoding oligosaccharide flippase family protein, with product MNIAARAGQLLRGSTVQNLLALYGVQFANYLLPLLTLPYLARVLGPEGWGSVAIVQSFAQYLSLLVEYGFNLSATREVARYRTDQTKLAELLAGVSGAKLILALLAILLTFLLSLWVDNLGRNPPLLWSGVFWAVAWAFSPIWFFQGLERLRLVAGLEVGTKLASLILIFALVREPSDAWKVLFLQGLSSALASGLALFWAYREVGFRWAGWHIVLEALRSGWSLFFFRAAVSLYTVGNVFILGLFVAPHLVAYYAGAERLTKAFLGMLEPLNRTFFPRLSHLARYSMRDAAWLASRVTVVMGLGGLIGACLVAILAPWIVKLLLGTGYEPAAPLMRILALLLPMIALSNALGIQWMLALGLDRPFNVVILMAGLLNLGLALVLVPRLAHVGMAYVVVLVEVFVTGGILFYLWRSGKTPWQMRRNTA
- the rfbB gene encoding dTDP-glucose 4,6-dehydratase; its protein translation is MVTGGAGFIGSNYVYYALEAHPEWEMVVFDKLTYAGNLENLQPVRSRIEFVQGDIADPEAVRKALAGVDAVVNFAAESHVDRSLLDPRPFVKTNVEGTLVLLEEARRAGVRRFLHVSTDEVYGDLAGTLHHSLEADPMRPRSPYAASKAAAEHLVYSYGISYGLDVVVTRGSNTYGPYQYPEKIIPLFITNALEDKPLPLYGDGSALRDYMHAYDHASGIDLVLHRGSAGEAYNLGAREQVPGTQVAERVLELLGKPPTLIKFVEDRPGHDYRYSVDPSKAEALGWVRRYTFEEGLAKTVQWYVDNRGWWMRLRQKRDHQELMQRWYASR
- a CDS encoding NAD-dependent epimerase/dehydratase family protein; translated protein: MRILLTGAAGFVGSHLAERLLREGHKVLGVDNFCTGQRQNLEYLTPFAGFSFLEADAARPLEVAGAFDWVMHFASPASPPRYLKMPLETMRVNAEGTRHLLELALARKAAFFLASTSEVYGDPLVHPQPETYWGNVNPIGPRSVYDEAKRYAETLTLAYHRTYGVPVRIIRIFNSVLADEYLFFFNDGQAHLETAETYAERVGLAPEVPREVLVPSFDPEDLRVELKRATYFIGHPVQQEAYEVRLRYGRTVKVTGDHSLFVRGPDGKPVAKPVRELRPGDYVAVPARLAVLEQDLEVLNLAQSFASLDGSPEWLWRWAVRHPTFSGRIEAERERLHEIALNQGRFRGPNARNSATCATKQWMRQGLVPLAVLQALGWEVPEGAEFGLYGDSNVWLPNWVRVTEDLLWLFGLYLAEGGAYGAKRRYFISLSSDDAFVRKAREILETYFRAKVGYIPPSPRRAPGLYLHSRALYVLFTQVLGLQKRIPSWVLQLPLSRLKYFLEGYRCGDGTHSGKKLGNELVFDTASEEIAYGLVYLLLRFGIVASMGRYESWVGRKKTAAKRYPFYRVTVCALDNFDLLSWDQGVCQKLNARREGDIVWSTVKEVRPCLVTATVYDFSVPEAENFVAGNGVFCHNTYGPRMDPEDGRVVTNFIAQALRGEPLTVYGDGSQTRSFQYVDDLVEGIARLMAVDYPEPVNLGNPEEYTMLELARLVQELVGTSLPIVHEPLPQDDPKQRRPDITLARELLGWEPKVPVREGLLRTIAYFKEERL
- a CDS encoding SDR family oxidoreductase — protein: MKLLLTGGSGRLGTALRGLMPDLIAPSLRELDITDPSSIRRALERHQPQAIVHAAAYTDVAGAERERAACWRVNVEGTRNLARSALERGLFFVHISTDYVFWGDVGGYREDDPPGPVRNYYALTKLVAEEAVRAVPRHLVIRTSFRPSPWPYPVAYTDLYTSQDYLEVIAPEVALALGHLAQIPFDTLHIATERKSAYELARRTRGDVLPGLRADSPVPLPEDISLDNRRWQSLKREWRR